The segment CCAGCCGGCCATATATTTCCTGACCGGCGCCGAGATCCCGACCCGGTTCGCCTTCACCGGCATGCCGAACTTCAACGCGCCGGGCCGGGACGGCTGCCCCTGGGTCGAGCCCGCAATCGAGATGCGCCGCATCCTGGACAGCCACCCCCGCTTCATCGTCGTCGAGGACGGCATCTTCTACAGGGAACTGCGCGGCGACGTGCGGGAGATGCTGGATGCGGAACTGGCGGCCAATTACCGCAAGGTGAAGTCCTACGACCAGCACCCCGTTCACCACCTCTACCCGTTCGAGCGGTTCGTGATGAACGGAGGCGCGCCGGTGGATCTCTACGAGGCGCTCGATCCGGAAGAGCAGCCCCAGAGCGGGACCGGCGGGATCGGGGAGGCCGGCTGACCTGCGCGGAGCCGGCCGTGCCCGCTTGGAATACCGGTGGCCGGCCCGTCAGTTCCCGATCGAATGGCCGATCGCGGCACCGGCCGCGGCGCCGCCGATGGTCGCGGCCGTGTTGCCGCTGCCCTTGCCGAACTGGTTGCCGACGGCGGCACCCGCGCCGGCACCCACGGTCTCGGCGCAAGCCGACAGGACGAGCGGCAGCGCCACGACCGCCGCCAGCGTCTTCAGCTTCATACCCTTAGCCATGGTGTAGTCCTCCGTTGATACTCCTGGGGAGGTCAACAAGGAGCCAGGGAGAACGGTTCATCCCGGTCGCCGAAAACACCCATAAAGATATCGACACCGGCGCGCAGGCCGCTGACCACCTGATGGATCTTCAGGTCGCCTTCGGCCTGCTTGCCGCTCTCGGGCGCCCGGGGCGCATGAGAAGCCATGGCGCGGTTGTCGTTGGCCTGCCAGTGGTAGGCTATGTCCATCAGCAGGAAGTCCGGAATCTCCTGAGTCAGGAACTGCTGCAACTTGTACCGCGCCATTTCGCCCTCTTGACCAATCCACGACCGCTGCCGGCCGGCACAATGCCCAATAAAGGGAGTCGTGCATCGGGGCATTTTTGTGAAACGGACGTGAAACGGCGGAGTGATGCCGCTTTGCATCACGGGAGGGTTCAGCCTCCGTGAAAGCCCTCCAGCCGCTTCTCCCCGCGGCCGATGGCGGGCTGGAAATGCGCGTCCCGGGCGGCCTGGATGACACGGTCGATGAAGTCGCGGTACAGCCCTTCCACGTTGGTCGGGTTGTCCTTGGCGTGGACCGCCTTGGCCGCGTCCGGTTCCGCCTTGTCGAACCAGGCGTTGTCGTCGTCGCGGACGGAATAGACGAACACCGCGTCCTGGTCGTGGGCATCCTCGGCGACGTTGTGCTGCGCCTTGGTCAGCTTGAAGTCGCCCTCGGCATCGGGTGACGACAGGATGCGGAGGCCGTGCATGACCATCGCCTTGGCCCTGGCGTTCATCCCGGCGTCATGGACGAAACTGTCCAGCGGGTAGTAGGACTCGATGGTATCCCGCCGGTTGATATTGACGCTCTGCATGGATCTGGGTCTCCGGATCGGTTGGGGCTAGTCGCGTACGCTCAGGGCGATCTTGCCGATATGCCTGTTCGACTCCATGAGCGAATGGGCATCGGCCGCCTGGGCCAGGGGGAACACCTTGTGCAGCACCGGCCGGACGCGGCGCTCCGCCAGCAGCGGCCAGACGCGCTGGAGCAGATGGTCGGCGATCACCGCCTTGTCCGCCGTCGGCCGGGACCGCAGGGTCGAGCCGGTCATGGTGAGGCGCTTCAGCATGACCGGGAAGAAGTTCACCGGCACCTTGCCGCCGCGCAGGAAGGCGATGCTGACATGGCGCCCGTCGGGGGCCAGGGCATCGACGTTGCGCGGCAGGTAGTCGCCGCCCACCATGTCCAGGATCACGTCCACGCCCTTGCCGCCGGTCGCCTCCTTGACGACCTGGACGAAGTCCTCCTGGTGGTAGTCGATCGCCCGGTCGGCGCCGAGCTCGGCGCAGGCCCGGCACTTCTCCGGGCCGCCCGCCGTGGCGAACACCCGGGCGCCGAACGCCTTGGCGAGCTGGATCGCGGTCGTCCCGATGCCGGACGTGCCGCCGTGGACCAGGAAGTTCTCGCCGGGCTGGAGCCGGCCGCGGTCGAACACGTTGGACCAGACCGTGAAGAAGGTTTCCGGCACGACGGCCGCCTCGGTCATGCCCATGCCCTCGGGGATGGGCAGGCACTGCCCGGCGGGCGCCGTGCAGTATTCCGCGTAGCCGCCGCCGGTCAGCAGGGCGCAGACCGGATCGCCGACCTGCCAGCCGGTCACCTCGGATCCCACCTCGGCGACCCGTCCGGCGACCTCGAGTCCCGGGATGTCGGTCGTGCCGGGCGGCGGGTCGTACTTGCCCATGCGCTGGAGCACGTCGGGCCGGTTGATGCCGGCGGCATGGACCTCGATCAGGATGTCGCCCGGCCCGGGGTCCGGGACGGGACGCCGCGCCGGCTTCAGGACCTCGGGGCCGCCGGGCGAGGTGATCTCGATCGCCGTCATGGTATCGGGTTTCGCCATCGTCCTGCTCTTCTCGGTTATGGAAGGGGTGCGTCGGCTCCGCCGCCGAGCCATCTCAGCTCGTCGGCCCAGCCGATCAGGGTCGCGACCTCGTCGGACAGGGCCGGCATCACGGTCGGCACGGCGCCCAGCAGCACCTCGCCGCTGGACCCGTCGAGGGTCACCACGTCGCCGGACCGGATCGTCTCGCCGCCCAGGGCGGCGCTGCCGCCCGCCCGGTCGATGACCAGGCCGGAAACGGCGACCACGCAGGTCCGGCCCATGCCGCGCGCGACCACCGCCGCGTGGCTGGTCATCCCGCCCCGCGCCGTCAGCACGCCGCCGGCGGCGTGGATGCCGTGGATGTCCTCGGGATCGGTCTCGGCGCGGCACAGGATCACGGACTCACCCCGCGCCGCCCGCTGGACCGCCTCCGCCGCGCTGAAGGCGATCCGGCCGGTGACGGCGCCGGGAGCCGCGGGGAGCCCGCGCCCCAGGACCTTCCGGGGGGCGGACGGGTCCAGCACGGGGTGGAGCAGCCGCTGGAGCGCGTCCGCATCGACGCGGCCGACCGCCTCGGCCGCGGTGATCAGCCCCGCTTCCGCCATGTGGACGGCGATCCGGACCGCGGCTTCCATCGTGCGCTTGCCCGGCCGGGTCTGGAGCAGGAAGAGCCTGCCCTGCTGGACCGTGAACTCGATGTCCTGCATGTCGCGGCAGTGGGCCTCCAGCCGCTTCGCCGCGGTCTCCAGCTGGCCGAAGACCGTGGGCATCTCCTCGGCCATCCGGTCCAGCGGCTGCGGCGTCCGGATGCCGGAGACCAGGTCCTCGCCCTGCGCGTCGGGCAGGAACTCGCCGAACAGCACGTCGTCCCCCGTCGACGGGTCGCGGGTGAAGGCGACGCCGGTGCCGCTGTCGGCACCCCGGTTGCCGAACACCATGGCCTGCACGGTCACCGCCGTCCCGCCCGTGCCATTGCCGCCCGTCCCATCGCCATCCGTCACGCCGTTCAGCCGCCGGAACAGGACGGCGCGGCGGTTGTCCCACGACCGGAACACCGCGCCGACCGCCTGCCAGAGCTGCTGGACCGGATCCTGCGGAAAGGGCTGCCCCAGCTCCCGCTCGACCATCGCCAGGTAGGAGCGGACCAGCGCCCGGCAGGCGTCGGCGTCGAGCTCGCAGTCCAGCCGGCAGCGGTGGCGCAGCTTGGCCTGTTCCAGGATGTCCTCGAAGCAGCCATGGTCCAGCCCCAGGACGACCGCGCCGAACATCTGGATGAAACGGCGGTAGGTATCGAACGCGAAGCGCGGATCGCCGCTGCGCCGCGCCAGGGCCTCCACCGTCGCGTCGTTCAGGCCCAGGTTCAGGACGGTGTCCATCATCCCCGGCATGGACACGGCGGCGCCCGACCGGACCGCCACCAGCAGCGGGTCGGAAGCGTCGCCGAACCCCTGGCCGGTCCGGGCCTCCAGCTGGCTCAACGCCCCGCCGACCTGCTCCCGCACCCCGTCGGGGTAGCGGCCGGTCCGGAGCAGATGCCGGCCGACCTCGGTGCAGACGGTGAAGCCCGGCGGCACCGGGAGGCCGAGCCGGCTCATCTCGGCGAGGCCGGCTCCCTTGCCGCCGAGCAGGTCGAGGGCCGCGCCGCCGGGCACGTCGTCCGCCGTGCCGCCGCCGAAGGCGAAGACCCGGCGCAGGGGGGCCGAAGCCGCCCCCGGCGGTTCCGTCAGGACCTCGGGCATCATTATTGGGGCTCCGGCTCCAGGTAGACGATCCGGAGGGTGTTGGTCGAGCCGGTGCGGCCGAACGGAACGCCGGCGGTGATCGCCAGCCGGTCGCCGATCCCGGCGATGCCGTATTCCTGCGCGATCCGCATCGCCTCGGGGACCATCTCGCCGAAGGAGCTGATGCCTTTCGTCACGTGGACGGTATGCACGCCGTAGGACAGCGCCAGCCGCCGGGCCGTGGTGTCGTGGATGGAGATCGCCAGGATCGGCATCGGCGGCCGTTCGCGCGCCGCCCGCAGGGTGGTGCTGCCGGACTCGGTATAGGTCACGATCGCCTTGGCGCTGACCGCCCGTGCCGCTTGGTTGGCGGAATGGGTGATCGCGTCGGCGGTCGTCCTGCCCAGGCCGGGATGCTGGCTGTCCATGATGCTGCGGTAGAGCATGTCGCTCTCCACCCGGGCGACGATGCGGTCCATGATCGCGACCGCCTCCACCGGGTAGGCTCCGGCGGCGGTCTCGGCCGACAGCATCACCGCGTCGGTGCCGTCATAGACGGCGGTCGCCACGTCCGACACCTCCGCCCGGGTCGGCGACGGCGAGCCGATCATGGATTCCAGCATCTGGGTCGCGACGATCACCGGCCGCCCGGCGTCGCGCGCCTTCTGGATCATGTTCTTCTGCAGGCTGGGGACGTCCTCGGCCGGCATCTCGACGCCCAGGTCGCCGCGGGCGACCATCAGGGCGTCGGCCAGTTCGATCAGCTCGTCCAGGTGCTGGATCGCCGCCGGCTTCTCGATCTTCAGCATGATCGCGGCCCGGTCGCCGATCAGGCCGCGGGCCTCGACCACGTCCTCCGGCCGCTGGACGAAGGACAATGCTATCCATTCCACGCCCTGCTCCAGCGCGAACTCCATGTCGCGGCGGTCCTTGGGCGTCAGCGGCGACAGGGGCAGCATCACGTCAGGGACGTTGAAGCCCTTGTTGTTGGACAGGCGGGTCCCGGCGACGATCTCGCCGAGCAGGAAGTCGGGACCCTTCTCGATCACGCGGATGCGGACCTTGCCGTCGTCCAGCAGCAGGGTGCTGCCGACGGTCATGGCCTCGATCACTTCCGGATGGGGCAGACAGACCCGATCCTCGTTGCCCGGCGCCGGGTCGAGGTCGAACCGGATCACCCGGCCCGACCGCAGCGCCACGGCGCCCTCGGCGAAGCTGCCGATGCGCAGCTTCGGCCCCTGCAGATCGGCGATGACGCCGATCGGCCGATCGAACTCCGCCTCCAGGGCGCGGATGCGGGCCAGCACC is part of the Skermanella rosea genome and harbors:
- the pyk gene encoding pyruvate kinase, producing MTDSPIFRRHRQTKIVATVGPASSAPDQLRRLLLTGVDVFRLNFSHGTQENHGEVLARIRALEAEFDRPIGVIADLQGPKLRIGSFAEGAVALRSGRVIRFDLDPAPGNEDRVCLPHPEVIEAMTVGSTLLLDDGKVRIRVIEKGPDFLLGEIVAGTRLSNNKGFNVPDVMLPLSPLTPKDRRDMEFALEQGVEWIALSFVQRPEDVVEARGLIGDRAAIMLKIEKPAAIQHLDELIELADALMVARGDLGVEMPAEDVPSLQKNMIQKARDAGRPVIVATQMLESMIGSPSPTRAEVSDVATAVYDGTDAVMLSAETAAGAYPVEAVAIMDRIVARVESDMLYRSIMDSQHPGLGRTTADAITHSANQAARAVSAKAIVTYTESGSTTLRAARERPPMPILAISIHDTTARRLALSYGVHTVHVTKGISSFGEMVPEAMRIAQEYGIAGIGDRLAITAGVPFGRTGSTNTLRIVYLEPEPQ
- a CDS encoding NAD(P)H-quinone oxidoreductase, producing the protein MAKPDTMTAIEITSPGGPEVLKPARRPVPDPGPGDILIEVHAAGINRPDVLQRMGKYDPPPGTTDIPGLEVAGRVAEVGSEVTGWQVGDPVCALLTGGGYAEYCTAPAGQCLPIPEGMGMTEAAVVPETFFTVWSNVFDRGRLQPGENFLVHGGTSGIGTTAIQLAKAFGARVFATAGGPEKCRACAELGADRAIDYHQEDFVQVVKEATGGKGVDVILDMVGGDYLPRNVDALAPDGRHVSIAFLRGGKVPVNFFPVMLKRLTMTGSTLRSRPTADKAVIADHLLQRVWPLLAERRVRPVLHKVFPLAQAADAHSLMESNRHIGKIALSVRD
- a CDS encoding pyruvate, phosphate dikinase, with translation MMPEVLTEPPGAASAPLRRVFAFGGGTADDVPGGAALDLLGGKGAGLAEMSRLGLPVPPGFTVCTEVGRHLLRTGRYPDGVREQVGGALSQLEARTGQGFGDASDPLLVAVRSGAAVSMPGMMDTVLNLGLNDATVEALARRSGDPRFAFDTYRRFIQMFGAVVLGLDHGCFEDILEQAKLRHRCRLDCELDADACRALVRSYLAMVERELGQPFPQDPVQQLWQAVGAVFRSWDNRRAVLFRRLNGVTDGDGTGGNGTGGTAVTVQAMVFGNRGADSGTGVAFTRDPSTGDDVLFGEFLPDAQGEDLVSGIRTPQPLDRMAEEMPTVFGQLETAAKRLEAHCRDMQDIEFTVQQGRLFLLQTRPGKRTMEAAVRIAVHMAEAGLITAAEAVGRVDADALQRLLHPVLDPSAPRKVLGRGLPAAPGAVTGRIAFSAAEAVQRAARGESVILCRAETDPEDIHGIHAAGGVLTARGGMTSHAAVVARGMGRTCVVAVSGLVIDRAGGSAALGGETIRSGDVVTLDGSSGEVLLGAVPTVMPALSDEVATLIGWADELRWLGGGADAPLP
- a CDS encoding glycine zipper 2TM domain-containing protein — encoded protein: MAKGMKLKTLAAVVALPLVLSACAETVGAGAGAAVGNQFGKGSGNTAATIGGAAAGAAIGHSIGN